A stretch of the Sporichthya brevicatena genome encodes the following:
- a CDS encoding glycosyltransferase family 1 protein: protein MAPRVLVDATAVPADRGGLGRYIDGLLPALAEAGADLGIACQRPDADRLSRLAPAATVLPAPSNISHRPERLAWEQEGLPALAQQIGADVIHCPFYSMPAASPVPVVVTIHDASVFHNPAYYADERAEFYRRATRSSLELATRFLVPSRATRDELVRLFDADPARVDVAYHGIDTTMFRPPTDAERDRVAQRLGLHGMPYVGSLGEMSSRKNIPELIRGWVLAASEMDEPPALVLAGSSTPDPAVVEAVNEVPPGLRLVRPGYLRAGDLPGFMGGATVMAFPSRSEGFGFPTLEAMACGAAVLIARRLSLPEVGGEAAAYTEPDADCIARNLRRLLEDEDRRRSLSEAATARSQLFSWSKSAQIHLETYARAAGVASSSEAGDPSSARPQAG, encoded by the coding sequence GTGGCGCCCCGCGTGCTCGTCGACGCCACCGCCGTCCCCGCCGACCGTGGCGGTCTGGGCCGCTACATCGACGGACTGCTGCCCGCGCTGGCCGAAGCCGGCGCGGACCTCGGCATCGCCTGTCAGCGTCCCGACGCCGACCGGCTGTCCCGGCTGGCCCCGGCGGCCACCGTCCTGCCCGCCCCGAGCAACATCAGCCACCGCCCCGAGCGGCTGGCCTGGGAGCAGGAAGGCCTGCCCGCGCTCGCGCAGCAGATCGGCGCCGACGTCATCCACTGCCCGTTCTACTCGATGCCGGCGGCGTCCCCGGTCCCTGTCGTCGTGACCATCCACGACGCCTCGGTGTTCCACAACCCGGCGTACTACGCGGACGAGCGTGCGGAGTTCTACCGCCGCGCGACCCGCTCCTCGCTCGAGCTGGCGACGCGGTTTCTCGTTCCCTCGCGGGCGACCCGTGACGAGCTCGTCCGGCTCTTCGACGCCGACCCGGCGCGCGTGGACGTCGCGTACCACGGCATCGACACGACCATGTTCCGTCCGCCGACGGACGCCGAGCGCGACCGGGTCGCGCAGCGCCTCGGTCTGCACGGCATGCCGTACGTCGGTTCGCTCGGCGAGATGTCGAGCCGCAAGAACATCCCCGAACTCATCCGCGGCTGGGTGCTCGCCGCGTCCGAGATGGACGAGCCGCCCGCGCTGGTGCTCGCCGGCTCCTCGACGCCGGACCCCGCCGTCGTGGAGGCCGTGAACGAGGTGCCGCCCGGGCTCCGCCTGGTGCGCCCGGGCTACCTGCGCGCCGGTGACCTGCCCGGCTTCATGGGCGGCGCCACCGTCATGGCGTTCCCGAGCCGCAGCGAGGGCTTCGGCTTCCCGACGCTCGAGGCGATGGCCTGCGGCGCCGCGGTGCTCATCGCCCGCCGGCTCTCGCTGCCGGAGGTCGGCGGCGAGGCCGCGGCCTACACCGAGCCGGACGCCGACTGCATCGCGCGCAACCTGCGGCGCCTGCTGGAGGACGAGGACCGCCGGCGCTCGCTGTCCGAGGCCGCGACCGCCCGCTCGCAGCTGTTCAGCTGGAGCAAGTCGGCGCAGATCCACCTCGAGACCTACGCCCGCGCCGCCGGCGTCGCGTCCTCGAGCGAGGCGGGCGACCCGAGCAGCGCCCGTCCGCAGGCGGGCTGA